From Falco cherrug isolate bFalChe1 chromosome 4, bFalChe1.pri, whole genome shotgun sequence, one genomic window encodes:
- the ASIC3 gene encoding acid-sensing ion channel 3 isoform X4, with the protein MLLRCCLRAQDCGPQNFTAIFTRLGKCYTFNSGGPGREVLTTLQGGAGNGLELMLNVQQEEYLPVWGDTDETSYEAGVKVQIHSQEEPPFIDQLGFGVAPGFQTFVSCQQQRLVYLPPPWGDCKATPIESDFFTNYSITACRLDCETRYLAENCNCRMVHMPGNANVCTPEQYKECADPALDFLVKKDSEYCACRTPCAMVRYGKELSMVKIPSKASARYLAKKFNKTEQYIADNVLVLDIFFEALNYEMIEQKKAYEVAGLLGDIGGQMGLFIGASLLTILEIFDYLYEVFRYKLLSFYKEKKRAPRSDSSTLVTPLPDSPLQPLMAQPAWCCTPSAPPNPSGLRPGHPLPPTLAQAARGRGGGRGGPHTSSHPLLLGLIPLGPPHSFAPLCPSVRPPILHPRRRPGASSGPGQPCCPAPSGAQSPRPPLRCHTDSLSFAPNVLPRHPALGAFEEFAC; encoded by the exons ATGCTGCTGCGCTGCTGCTTACGTGCCCAGGACTGCGGCCCCCAGAACTTCACTGCC aTCTTCACCCGCCTCGGCAAGTGCTACACCTTCAACTCGGGGGGGCCAGGCCGGGAGGTGCTGACCACGCTGCAGGGTGGTGCGGGGAACGGCCTGGAGCTGATGCTCAACGTCCAGCAAGAGGAATACCTGCCCGTCTGGGGGGACACGG ACGAGACCTCCTACGAGGCAGGGGTGAAGGTGCAGATCCATAGCCAGGAGGAGCCCCCCTTCATTGACCAGCTGGGCTTTGGTGTGGCACCTGGCTTCCAGACCTTCgtgtcctgccagcagcagcgg CTGGTGTACCTGCCCCCACCCTGGGGGGACTGCAAGGCCACCCCCATCGAGTCCGACTTCTTCACCAACTACAGCATCACTGCCTGCCGCCTGGACTGCGAGACCCGCTACCTGGCTGAGAACTGCAACTGCCGCATGGTGCACATGCCGG GCAACGCCAACGTCTGCACCCCGGAGCAGTACAAGGAGTGCGCTGACCCCGCGCTGG ACTTCCTGGTGAAGAAGGACAGCGAGTACTGTGCCTGCCGCACGCCCTGCGCCATGGTGCGCTACGGCAAAGAGCTTTCCATGGTGAAGATCCCTAGCAAGGCCTCAGCACGGTACCTGGCCAAGAAGTTCAACAAAACGGAGCAGTACATCGC GGACAATGTGCTGGTCCTGGACATCTTCTTTGAGGCCCTGAACTACGAGATGATCGAGCAGAAGAAGGCGTATGAGGTGGCGGGGCTGCTGG GCGACATTGGAGGGCAGATGGGGCTCTTCATTGGTGCCAGCCTCCTCACCATACTGGAGATCTTTGACTACCTGTACGAG GTGTTCCGGTACAAACTCCTCAGCTTctacaaggagaaaaagagggcTCCCCGGAGCGACAGCAGCACCCTGGTAACACCCCTCCCCGacagccccctgcagcccctcatGGCTCAacctgcctggtgctgcacCCCTTCAGCACCCCCCAACCCCTCCGGGCTGCGACCGGGCCACCCTCTCCCCCCAACCCTGGCACAGGCggcaagggggagggggggggggaggggcggtcCTCACACCTCATCCCACCCATTGCTGCTCGGCCTCATCCCACTGGGACCCCCGCACTCATTCGCTCCTCTCTGTCCGTCCGTCCGCCCGCCCATCCTGCACCCACGCCGCCGGCCAGGAGCATCCAGCGGTCCCgggcagccctgctgtcccGCTCCCTCCGGGGCCCAG agCCCCCGTCCACCCCTGCGCTGCCACACGGACAGTCTCAGCTTCGCCCCGAACGTGCTACCTCGTCACCCGGCTCTAGGCGCCTTCGAGGAGTTTGCCTGCTGA